One Roseburia rectibacter DNA window includes the following coding sequences:
- a CDS encoding DUF6382 domain-containing protein produces MSIQISYYRNIHSSHMVLMPALEGEQWEKEMLWRNTPKGLILPECNSKNGQLQLWYDITGKQAVDMLAELSDIGHDIFMKICESVVTMSEILDGLLISPDILLLRPECIFFDNQTGNISFCCYFGNEKDIGKSFHELLEYLLAKLDHKSADGVQMAYELFEYTRMEGYCIAEIKRILRKSEYLEDVPEKIPDTMWQEEEQEEGTLPLENKKTGFRHLWSGKKQNMVEKMRDLLRGVKKQEKKLEPFVFEPEPEIAVHQQNPTVLLSNLPQKEYGILKYEGNGACSELSIDHTPYIIGSEPDCDGVIPSGTVSRHHARITRKGEVYFIEDLNSSNGTMVGGELLNCRVKMSLQTQETVMFADEKFRFI; encoded by the coding sequence TTGAGTATTCAGATTAGCTACTATAGAAATATTCATTCCAGCCATATGGTTTTAATGCCGGCATTGGAAGGAGAACAATGGGAAAAAGAAATGCTCTGGAGAAATACACCCAAAGGTCTGATATTACCAGAATGTAATAGTAAAAATGGGCAGTTACAGCTATGGTATGACATAACTGGAAAACAGGCGGTAGACATGTTGGCAGAATTATCAGATATTGGTCATGATATTTTTATGAAAATATGTGAATCTGTTGTTACAATGTCGGAGATACTCGATGGGTTGTTAATATCCCCTGATATATTGTTACTGCGACCGGAATGTATTTTTTTCGATAATCAGACTGGAAATATCAGCTTTTGCTGTTACTTTGGGAATGAAAAAGATATAGGAAAATCGTTTCATGAGCTGTTAGAGTATCTTCTGGCAAAATTAGATCATAAAAGTGCAGATGGGGTTCAAATGGCGTATGAGCTATTTGAATATACCAGAATGGAAGGGTACTGTATTGCAGAAATAAAAAGGATATTAAGGAAGTCCGAATATTTAGAGGATGTACCGGAAAAGATTCCGGATACAATGTGGCAGGAAGAGGAACAGGAAGAAGGAACATTACCTTTAGAAAATAAAAAAACAGGGTTTAGGCATTTATGGAGCGGAAAAAAACAGAATATGGTTGAAAAAATGCGAGATTTATTACGCGGGGTGAAAAAACAGGAAAAAAAATTGGAACCTTTTGTGTTTGAACCGGAACCAGAGATTGCCGTACATCAGCAGAATCCAACCGTTTTACTTTCTAATCTTCCCCAAAAGGAATATGGAATATTAAAATATGAGGGAAATGGTGCGTGCAGTGAGCTTTCAATAGATCATACTCCATATATTATAGGAAGTGAACCGGATTGTGACGGTGTGATACCAAGTGGAACCGTAAGCAGACATCATGCGAGGATTACCAGGAAAGGGGAGGTTTACTTTATAGAAGATCTGAATTCTTCCAATGGAACCATGGTAGGTGGGGAGTTGTTGAATTGCAGGGTAAAAATGAGTCTTCAGACGCAGGAAACAGTTATGTTTGCGGATGAGAAGTTTAGATTTATTTAA
- a CDS encoding rhomboid family intramembrane serine protease, with amino-acid sequence MNREIEQVILAQGYRFCTVQPENVGVFYKYYQQGFHVVMMISLDDTKTLTIEQHQVMQERVMDLFYHPQGRLADFPEGYPVYHVELLTLLAGRNTDMMHQLCSVQKNVWGYETKQGGLIIYENQPGDFWGLKSALENCRVDSKVTRNINTGFEWKKLSYTTIAIAAINVIVYLILEILGDTQDPFYIASHGGMYPEFLQVNHQWWRIITAMFIHFGLPHLVNNMVIFCCVGSRLERAVGHLKMLVIYMLSGIGGGILSYFMMLYSGDYAVSAGASGAVFGMIGGLIWVVIRHRGRFEGLTVKGMMLMAALSLYYGFSTIGIDNWCHVGGILTGFLAAMILYHKKVENC; translated from the coding sequence ATGAACAGAGAGATAGAACAGGTGATACTTGCACAAGGTTATCGATTTTGTACGGTGCAGCCGGAGAATGTCGGAGTATTTTATAAATATTATCAGCAGGGATTTCATGTTGTGATGATGATATCATTAGACGATACAAAAACTTTGACCATAGAACAGCATCAGGTAATGCAGGAACGAGTTATGGATCTTTTTTATCATCCGCAGGGAAGGCTTGCAGATTTCCCGGAAGGTTATCCGGTTTATCATGTGGAACTGCTTACACTGCTGGCTGGAAGAAATACGGATATGATGCATCAGTTATGCAGTGTACAAAAGAATGTATGGGGGTATGAGACGAAGCAGGGGGGACTGATAATTTATGAAAATCAGCCGGGAGATTTCTGGGGACTCAAAAGTGCATTGGAGAATTGCAGGGTTGATTCTAAAGTTACCCGAAATATAAATACCGGTTTTGAATGGAAGAAACTTTCCTATACGACAATAGCGATTGCTGCCATAAATGTGATCGTATATTTGATATTGGAAATTTTGGGAGATACGCAGGATCCGTTTTATATTGCATCACATGGTGGGATGTATCCGGAATTCCTACAGGTCAATCATCAGTGGTGGCGGATCATTACGGCGATGTTTATCCATTTCGGATTGCCGCACCTGGTAAATAATATGGTAATATTCTGCTGTGTTGGATCGAGACTTGAGAGGGCAGTCGGCCATTTAAAGATGCTTGTAATATATATGCTGTCAGGAATAGGTGGAGGAATATTGTCCTATTTTATGATGCTGTATAGTGGAGATTATGCTGTATCTGCAGGCGCATCAGGTGCAGTGTTTGGAATGATTGGCGGTCTGATCTGGGTAGTGATAAGACACCGGGGCAGATTTGAAGGTTTAACAGTAAAAGGGATGATGCTTATGGCAGCGTTAAGTTTGTATTATGGTTTTTCCACAATTGGAATTGATAACTGGTGTCATGTAGGTGGAATCCTTACCGGATTTCTTGCGGCAATGATTTTATACCACAAAAAAGTGGAAAATTGTTGA
- a CDS encoding SCP2 sterol-binding domain-containing protein, with protein MKVNIYYGGRGLLDDPTLYVLNKMEEVLQELRVTVERINIYEHKNEIATLPQTMKDADGIILATTVEWLGIGGYMQQFLDACWLYGDKEKIKTTYMQPIVMSTTYGEREGELTLESAWEILGGQPCPGLCGYVEDLVSFEMNKDYTVLIEKKAENLYRTISQKVKCLPTSNQAVKQTILRTPQLELTPQESEQLSKYVSDDTYVKKQKEDIEELATMFKGMLGKSEKEDEEAYIETFREQFAPQPEFKARYLFIIEGRKKPLFLEVNEGELTIHYGQEENIDVYAKLKPEVMDGIVDGRMTFQRAFMTGEMTAKGNFKILRMLDTMFKFTH; from the coding sequence ATGAAAGTAAACATTTATTATGGTGGACGGGGATTGTTAGATGATCCTACATTATATGTGTTGAATAAAATGGAAGAAGTATTGCAGGAACTTCGCGTGACGGTGGAGCGTATTAATATCTATGAGCATAAAAACGAGATTGCCACGCTTCCGCAGACGATGAAAGATGCCGATGGTATCATTCTTGCAACAACTGTTGAGTGGCTTGGAATAGGTGGCTATATGCAGCAGTTTTTGGATGCCTGCTGGCTGTATGGCGATAAGGAAAAGATAAAAACAACCTATATGCAGCCAATTGTTATGTCTACGACATATGGAGAACGGGAAGGTGAACTGACATTAGAGAGTGCCTGGGAGATCTTAGGTGGTCAGCCATGTCCGGGACTTTGTGGTTACGTTGAGGATCTGGTCAGTTTTGAGATGAATAAAGATTATACCGTTTTAATAGAGAAGAAGGCGGAGAATCTTTACCGGACGATTTCACAGAAAGTAAAATGTCTTCCGACCAGCAATCAGGCGGTAAAGCAGACAATATTAAGAACTCCGCAGTTAGAACTTACACCACAGGAGAGCGAGCAGTTGTCAAAGTATGTGTCAGATGATACGTATGTGAAAAAGCAGAAGGAAGATATCGAAGAACTTGCAACAATGTTTAAGGGGATGCTTGGAAAGTCAGAAAAAGAAGATGAAGAGGCTTATATTGAGACATTCCGTGAACAGTTTGCACCGCAGCCTGAATTTAAGGCACGATACCTGTTTATCATAGAAGGCAGAAAAAAGCCATTGTTTTTAGAAGTAAATGAAGGTGAACTTACAATTCACTATGGACAGGAAGAAAATATTGATGTCTATGCGAAATTAAAACCGGAAGTTATGGATGGTATCGTAGATGGAAGGATGACATTTCAGAGGGCATTCATGACAGGAGAAATGACGGCAAAAGGAAATTTTAAGATTCTGCGTATGTTAGATACCATGTTTAAGTTTACACATTGA
- a CDS encoding HIT family protein: MRDENCIFCKIIGGEIPSNTIYEDDEFKVILDASPASKGHALILPKEHYADIYEIDEKTAGHAMQLAKKLAKHMTDVLKCDGFNIVQNNHEIAGQTVFHFHMHLIPRYKNAKNNDILIWDHEEFTPEEMAEIRDSLKM; this comes from the coding sequence ATGAGAGACGAAAATTGTATTTTCTGTAAAATTATTGGAGGAGAAATTCCATCCAATACGATTTATGAGGATGATGAATTCAAAGTGATTCTGGATGCGAGTCCGGCATCAAAAGGACATGCATTGATCCTGCCAAAGGAACATTATGCAGATATTTATGAGATCGATGAAAAGACAGCAGGACATGCAATGCAGCTTGCGAAGAAACTTGCAAAACATATGACGGACGTTTTAAAGTGTGATGGATTTAATATTGTACAAAATAATCATGAAATTGCGGGACAGACGGTATTTCATTTTCATATGCATCTGATCCCACGTTATAAAAATGCAAAAAATAATGATATTCTGATCTGGGATCATGAGGAGTTTACACCAGAAGAAATGGCAGAGATCAGAGATTCTCTGAAGATGTAG
- a CDS encoding undecaprenyldiphospho-muramoylpentapeptide beta-N-acetylglucosaminyltransferase — protein sequence MKKIVMTGGGTAGHVTPNIALMPALRNEGFEISYIGSYEGIEKRLIEEQGVPYYGISSGKLRRYFDPKNFSDPFKVLKGYTQSIRLLKKIKPDVVFSKGGFVSVPVVLAAKHCKVPAIIHESDLTPGLANKLAIPSATKVCCNFPETLSYLPKEKAVLTGSPIRQELLTGDAEHAFSLCHFKDHSKQTILIVGGSSGSRIINTAIRGLLPELLKNYNVIHLCGKDNLDETLTETTGYAQFEYANKELSDMFALADLVISRAGANAICELLALRKPNILIPLSAAASRGDQILNANSFRSQGFSYVLEEEDLSNTTLLEAIEHVFQKKEEYIKAMENSNSRNSIDTIIGLILDASKK from the coding sequence ATGAAAAAAATCGTAATGACCGGGGGCGGTACCGCAGGGCATGTCACACCAAACATCGCATTAATGCCAGCCTTGCGAAATGAAGGTTTTGAAATTTCTTATATAGGTTCATATGAAGGGATTGAAAAACGGCTGATTGAGGAACAGGGTGTTCCTTACTATGGCATTTCTTCTGGAAAATTAAGACGCTATTTTGATCCTAAGAATTTTTCAGATCCATTTAAAGTATTAAAAGGGTATACACAGTCGATCCGGCTTTTAAAGAAGATAAAACCAGATGTAGTTTTTTCCAAAGGCGGATTTGTCTCTGTTCCGGTAGTTTTAGCAGCAAAACACTGTAAAGTTCCTGCAATTATACATGAGTCAGATCTGACTCCGGGACTTGCAAATAAACTTGCTATTCCAAGCGCAACAAAAGTTTGCTGTAATTTTCCTGAAACACTTTCTTATCTTCCGAAAGAAAAAGCTGTACTGACCGGTTCCCCAATCCGTCAGGAGCTTTTAACAGGCGATGCTGAGCATGCTTTTTCACTCTGTCATTTTAAAGATCACAGTAAACAGACAATACTCATCGTTGGCGGAAGCTCAGGCTCCCGTATAATAAATACAGCGATCCGTGGTCTGCTTCCTGAACTTCTGAAAAATTACAATGTTATTCATCTCTGTGGAAAAGACAATCTGGATGAAACATTAACCGAAACGACCGGATATGCACAGTTTGAATACGCAAACAAAGAGCTTTCCGATATGTTTGCTCTTGCAGATCTTGTTATTTCCCGTGCAGGTGCAAATGCAATCTGCGAACTTCTGGCACTGCGCAAACCAAATATTTTAATTCCTCTTTCTGCCGCTGCCAGCCGTGGAGATCAGATTCTGAATGCAAATTCATTTCGTTCCCAGGGATTTAGTTATGTGTTAGAGGAAGAAGATCTGTCAAATACGACACTTCTTGAAGCAATTGAACATGTTTTCCAGAAAAAGGAAGAATATATTAAGGCAATGGAAAACAGCAACAGCCGTAATTCCATTGATACGATCATCGGATTGATCTTAGACGCATCTAAAAAATAA
- a CDS encoding cell wall hydrolase yields the protein MNLRKRAISGIMLAGSMVVMCAIADAASTVSAEAVSVVADTRTDLATDGTAGVVAQLNQVSTDAVEMAAAGVENSQTILVASADEEAQVAEDTEETSAVQEETVSVEESAQADSKEDETTQEADAVEDVQNADVDSETDTENTVDVENTKDIENTKETENIEDTENIQNTENAEWQNRLMADVDEFLYVRASGDADAEIIGKLYKGDVADVVENGDTWIHVVSGDVDGYVNNDYCVSGEDALAYAQENVETEAQVNTNGLRVRNAASEDASVITAVSEGTTLTVDTDAETEDGWVAVKYKGQTAYVSADYVTTELALGEAVTIEEEKAALAKKAEEEAAAKAAQTKETTTVQNASVSASYDDVTLLAALIQCEAGNELYEGQLAVGAVVMNRLRSGAYPSSISGVIYQSGQFPPAGQGMVASIAANGPKSSCVQAAQQALGGSDNTGGATCFSRASSGRAGVVIGNHVFY from the coding sequence ATGAATTTAAGAAAAAGAGCAATCAGCGGAATCATGCTTGCCGGTTCTATGGTAGTGATGTGCGCGATTGCAGATGCAGCCAGTACAGTTTCAGCAGAAGCAGTATCGGTTGTAGCAGACACAAGGACGGACTTAGCTACAGATGGGACAGCAGGTGTTGTTGCACAGTTAAATCAGGTAAGTACAGATGCAGTAGAGATGGCAGCAGCAGGAGTTGAGAACTCCCAGACGATACTTGTTGCTTCGGCAGATGAGGAAGCGCAGGTAGCAGAAGATACAGAAGAAACATCAGCAGTACAGGAAGAAACAGTATCCGTAGAGGAATCTGCGCAGGCTGATTCTAAGGAAGATGAAACGACGCAGGAAGCTGATGCCGTAGAAGATGTGCAGAATGCAGATGTGGATAGTGAAACAGACACTGAGAATACAGTGGATGTAGAAAATACAAAAGATATAGAAAATACAAAAGAGACGGAAAATATAGAAGATACAGAAAATATTCAGAATACCGAAAATGCCGAGTGGCAGAATCGTCTGATGGCAGATGTTGATGAATTTTTATATGTCAGAGCATCTGGGGATGCGGATGCAGAGATTATCGGTAAATTATATAAAGGTGATGTGGCAGATGTCGTTGAGAATGGAGATACATGGATCCATGTCGTATCCGGCGATGTTGATGGATATGTAAACAACGATTATTGTGTATCCGGCGAGGATGCACTTGCCTATGCACAGGAAAACGTTGAGACAGAGGCACAGGTTAATACGAATGGACTTCGTGTCAGAAATGCTGCATCGGAGGATGCATCTGTTATCACTGCTGTTTCAGAGGGAACAACATTGACAGTTGATACAGACGCTGAGACAGAGGATGGATGGGTTGCTGTTAAATATAAAGGACAGACTGCATATGTCAGTGCGGATTATGTTACCACAGAACTTGCACTCGGTGAGGCAGTTACGATAGAAGAAGAAAAGGCGGCATTAGCAAAGAAAGCTGAGGAAGAGGCAGCAGCAAAAGCAGCACAGACAAAAGAGACAACTACTGTGCAGAATGCTTCAGTTTCAGCATCTTATGATGATGTAACACTTCTTGCAGCACTGATCCAGTGTGAAGCAGGTAACGAACTTTACGAGGGACAGCTTGCAGTTGGAGCAGTTGTTATGAACAGACTTCGTTCAGGTGCATATCCATCAAGTATTTCCGGTGTTATTTACCAGAGCGGACAGTTCCCACCAGCAGGGCAGGGAATGGTTGCAAGCATTGCAGCAAACGGACCAAAGAGCAGCTGCGTACAGGCAGCACAGCAGGCATTAGGTGGTTCCGATAATACAGGCGGTGCAACCTGTTTTTCAAGAGCAAGTTCCGGACGCGCTGGTGTTGTGATCGGAAATCATGTATTTTACTAA
- a CDS encoding 3-deoxy-7-phosphoheptulonate synthase, with the protein MEMEMEFLRKLPTPAELKEEYPVSAQVVATKAERDDEIRAIFEGKEDKLILVIGPCSADNEDAVIDYISRLRKVQDKVADKIFMIPRIYTNKPRTIGIGYKGMLHQPDPEKETDMLKGIIAIRQMHKRAVEETGFTCADEMLYPENHRYLSDLLSYVAVGARSVENQQHRLTASGVGIPVGMKNPTGGDIAVMMNSIIAAQNSHTFLYRGWEVKTQGNPYTHAILRGYVDKFGRNIPNYHYEDLQNLLEHYEDANSSSNPLANPAVIVDANHSNSGKKFEEQIRISKDVLHSCKMSADIHKLVKGLMIESYIEDGNQKVGGHCYGKSITDPCLGWEKTEKLIYELAELW; encoded by the coding sequence ATGGAAATGGAAATGGAGTTCTTACGGAAACTTCCGACACCGGCAGAGCTGAAGGAAGAGTATCCGGTAAGTGCACAGGTCGTTGCTACGAAAGCAGAGCGTGATGATGAGATCCGCGCAATATTTGAGGGAAAAGAAGATAAATTGATTCTGGTGATCGGACCGTGCTCCGCAGACAATGAGGATGCGGTAATTGATTATATATCAAGACTTCGTAAAGTGCAGGACAAAGTTGCTGATAAGATTTTTATGATTCCGCGTATTTATACCAATAAACCAAGAACAATTGGAATCGGTTATAAAGGTATGCTGCATCAGCCGGATCCGGAGAAAGAGACTGATATGTTAAAAGGAATCATAGCCATCCGCCAGATGCATAAACGTGCAGTGGAGGAGACAGGATTTACCTGTGCGGATGAGATGTTATATCCGGAAAATCACAGATATTTATCAGATCTGCTTTCTTATGTAGCAGTAGGTGCACGTTCTGTGGAAAACCAGCAGCACAGACTGACAGCAAGTGGTGTGGGGATACCGGTAGGTATGAAGAATCCGACAGGCGGTGATATTGCTGTTATGATGAATTCCATCATTGCGGCACAGAACAGCCATACATTCTTATACCGTGGCTGGGAGGTAAAAACGCAGGGCAATCCATATACACATGCTATTTTAAGAGGTTATGTAGATAAATTTGGAAGAAATATCCCGAATTATCATTATGAAGATCTGCAGAACCTGTTAGAGCATTATGAGGATGCAAACTCATCCAGCAATCCGCTTGCCAATCCGGCAGTGATTGTTGATGCCAACCATTCTAATTCCGGCAAGAAATTTGAGGAGCAGATCAGAATCAGTAAGGATGTACTGCACAGTTGTAAGATGTCTGCTGATATTCATAAACTTGTCAAGGGACTTATGATCGAGAGTTATATAGAGGATGGAAATCAGAAAGTCGGAGGACACTGCTATGGAAAGTCAATTACAGATCCTTGCCTTGGCTGGGAGAAAACAGAAAAACTCATTTATGAACTGGCAGAACTGTGGTAA
- a CDS encoding response regulator transcription factor has protein sequence MYRILIVEDDESIARSVKTHLESWNYEVCCAEDFSNVTGTFAVFDPQLVLMDIKLPFFNGYHWCSEIRKVSKVPVIFLSSASDNMNIVMAVSMGGDDFIAKPFDLEVLTAKVQAMLRRTYDFTGQSAVLEHKGAMLNLTEAALFYEQKKIELTKNEFKILQVLMENKQKVVSRDTLMVKLWESDSFVDENTLSVNVNRLRKKLESVGLYDFIVTRKGIGYQIG, from the coding sequence ATGTATCGGATTTTGATCGTAGAAGATGATGAAAGTATAGCACGAAGTGTAAAGACCCATCTGGAAAGCTGGAATTATGAAGTATGCTGTGCCGAAGATTTTTCAAATGTGACCGGCACATTTGCGGTATTTGATCCACAGCTTGTTCTGATGGATATCAAACTTCCTTTTTTTAATGGCTATCACTGGTGCAGTGAGATCCGTAAAGTTTCAAAAGTACCTGTTATTTTTTTATCGTCCGCATCGGATAATATGAATATTGTGATGGCGGTCAGTATGGGTGGAGATGATTTTATTGCAAAACCATTTGACCTTGAAGTGTTGACGGCAAAGGTGCAGGCGATGCTTCGGAGAACTTATGATTTTACCGGGCAGAGTGCTGTTTTAGAGCATAAGGGAGCTATGCTGAATCTGACAGAGGCAGCATTGTTTTATGAACAGAAAAAAATAGAATTGACCAAAAATGAATTTAAGATTTTACAGGTACTTATGGAAAATAAGCAGAAAGTCGTTTCAAGAGATACTCTGATGGTAAAATTGTGGGAGAGTGACAGTTTTGTGGATGAAAATACACTTTCTGTTAATGTCAACCGGTTACGGAAAAAGTTAGAATCTGTTGGACTTTATGATTTTATTGTAACGAGAAAAGGAATCGGGTATCAGATCGGATGA
- a CDS encoding sensor histidine kinase, which yields MRGIIAYIKRSIGWLCIVIVCEVIMIATMMLNEIAFAEILYGIFISLFLLLILLVFDAARYYRHYQKIKELEHSIMLSTDGMPETADLLGNEYQKLLRILADEYTGLQSQAAARQKDMQEYYAMWVHQVKTPIAALRLLLQNKNEDGKMTEELSELFDIEQYVEMALQYQRLDSETTDFVFEETDLDEIIRGAVKKYARQFIAKKISLCYEPVETSVVTDKKWLSFVIEQVISNAVKYTKTGSIKIYLEDGDGTMSVPLPEIAHAKKTEMGNGSTSSVCLVIEDAGIGIRAEDLPRICEMGYTGCNGHEGQHSSGIGLYLCSRILKKLGHTFAITSKEGVGTVVKIG from the coding sequence ATGAGAGGTATTATTGCTTATATAAAAAGAAGTATTGGCTGGCTGTGCATTGTCATTGTGTGTGAAGTGATCATGATCGCAACGATGATGCTCAATGAAATAGCATTTGCAGAGATCCTCTATGGGATATTTATCTCGTTATTTTTATTGCTGATCCTTCTGGTCTTTGATGCAGCAAGGTATTACAGGCATTATCAGAAAATAAAAGAATTGGAACATAGCATCATGCTTTCCACAGATGGAATGCCGGAAACTGCAGATCTGCTGGGAAATGAGTATCAGAAGCTGCTTCGGATACTGGCAGATGAATATACGGGACTGCAGAGTCAGGCGGCTGCCAGACAGAAAGATATGCAGGAATATTATGCCATGTGGGTGCATCAGGTCAAGACGCCGATCGCTGCGCTGCGTCTTCTGCTTCAGAATAAAAATGAAGATGGAAAGATGACAGAGGAACTTTCCGAACTGTTTGATATTGAACAGTATGTGGAAATGGCATTGCAGTATCAGCGTCTCGATTCAGAAACAACGGATTTTGTATTTGAAGAGACCGATCTGGATGAGATCATACGGGGGGCTGTAAAAAAATATGCAAGACAGTTTATTGCAAAAAAAATCAGTCTATGTTATGAACCGGTTGAAACAAGCGTAGTTACGGATAAAAAATGGCTTTCATTTGTTATAGAACAGGTAATATCAAATGCAGTTAAATACACAAAGACAGGAAGCATTAAGATTTATCTGGAAGATGGAGATGGAACCATGTCGGTGCCTTTGCCTGAAATCGCCCATGCAAAAAAGACAGAAATGGGAAACGGCAGTACAAGTTCGGTTTGCCTTGTCATCGAAGATGCCGGAATCGGAATCCGTGCAGAAGATCTGCCCCGTATCTGTGAGATGGGATATACCGGATGTAATGGACATGAAGGGCAGCATTCGAGCGGAATCGGTCTGTATCTGTGCAGTCGTATTTTGAAAAAACTGGGACATACATTTGCGATCACATCAAAAGAGGGTGTTGGGACAGTCGTAAAAATCGGTTAA